In Streptomyces sp. P3, one DNA window encodes the following:
- a CDS encoding SpoIIE family protein phosphatase encodes MDSTPSPSSSSPFDLLSSALGRYSPRGGPAAAAGPGGAQGGRAARPRPPDDRAADRQEQILGVVGLDRELRITRCNLDAAVFAGLDAVIGSPFADLLPVGDVPTVTRRLRQVLEIGEAHVARIQRLRRRDGSELVVSMSILPAAAPQDGLTVSLIAMARRLHLYAAETAIGTSLDIGETAQSLAESLLAWGDVAAVDLDFAVWTGEGVTEDAQGRIRLRRAALVPDRVWPEGYTTPGDDLPNDASRLLAQAVRRDDAPQAIVIPDREAVERLLGSPRVIRALVPGDRSASVACIPLVLDGTPPVVLGVAEVWRRADSPFHDSDLFDLQELVARTAHHVDLARQHHREHTQVLALQRRLLPRTSGHTMEIASVYQPATPDSAGVGGDWVNSFPLPDGRTALVVGDVVGHGLGAAATMGQLSMEARALLSAGLAPDEVLEHLDETVTLLDDAESGLTAGYSALGSTCCIALYDPVSHHVTLSSAGHLPPVLVLPNGHAGPLAVTPHPGLGAEFALREPFDVHAFDAPPGSLLALYTDGLVEDPALSIDEGISRLADTLSAVHPWDALQQAARHVVATLAPARRRDDVTLLLVRTIGYRKEDTATWRLPARDDAPVRARAHVDALLRQWHTRDDVRDDVTLLVGELVTNAVRFAAGPVTVRLIRAGHGLLCEVGDTGNGRPRLRRGGLLDDGGRGLHIVHRLTTRWGVRWTDTGKVVWAEVSR; translated from the coding sequence ATGGACTCCACGCCGTCGCCCTCGTCCTCATCCCCGTTCGACCTGCTCAGCAGCGCCCTGGGACGCTACTCGCCGCGCGGTGGACCGGCGGCGGCCGCCGGTCCCGGCGGCGCGCAGGGCGGTCGCGCCGCCCGGCCGCGCCCGCCCGACGACCGGGCGGCCGACCGTCAGGAGCAGATCCTCGGGGTGGTCGGCCTGGACAGGGAACTGCGGATCACCCGCTGCAATCTGGACGCCGCCGTGTTCGCGGGTCTGGACGCCGTGATCGGGAGTCCGTTCGCGGATCTGCTGCCCGTCGGGGACGTGCCCACGGTCACCCGTCGGCTGCGGCAGGTTCTGGAGATCGGTGAGGCGCACGTCGCCCGGATCCAGCGCCTGCGCCGCCGCGACGGGTCGGAGCTGGTGGTCTCCATGAGCATCCTCCCCGCGGCGGCGCCCCAGGACGGCCTGACCGTCTCCCTGATCGCCATGGCCAGGCGGCTGCACCTGTACGCCGCCGAGACCGCGATCGGCACCTCCCTGGACATCGGCGAGACCGCGCAGTCACTGGCGGAATCCCTGCTGGCGTGGGGCGACGTCGCAGCCGTCGACCTCGACTTCGCCGTGTGGACGGGCGAGGGGGTCACCGAAGACGCACAGGGGCGCATCCGGCTGCGGCGGGCGGCCCTGGTGCCGGACCGGGTGTGGCCCGAGGGTTACACCACTCCCGGCGACGATCTTCCGAACGACGCGAGCCGCCTCCTGGCGCAAGCGGTGCGACGGGACGACGCGCCGCAGGCCATCGTCATACCGGACCGGGAGGCGGTCGAGCGGCTGCTCGGCAGTCCGCGGGTGATCCGGGCCCTGGTGCCCGGCGACCGGTCGGCGAGCGTGGCGTGCATACCGCTGGTGCTGGACGGCACGCCACCCGTCGTCCTGGGCGTGGCGGAGGTCTGGCGGCGGGCGGACAGCCCCTTTCACGACAGCGACCTGTTCGATCTGCAGGAGCTGGTGGCCAGGACCGCCCACCACGTCGACCTGGCCCGTCAGCACCACCGTGAGCACACTCAGGTACTGGCGCTGCAGCGCAGGCTGCTGCCCCGGACCAGCGGCCACACCATGGAGATCGCCAGCGTCTACCAGCCCGCCACCCCCGACAGCGCGGGCGTCGGCGGCGACTGGGTGAACAGCTTTCCGCTGCCGGACGGGCGTACCGCGCTGGTGGTCGGAGACGTCGTGGGGCACGGTCTGGGGGCCGCGGCGACCATGGGCCAGCTGAGCATGGAGGCACGCGCCCTGCTGTCCGCGGGGCTGGCGCCCGACGAGGTGCTGGAGCACCTGGACGAGACCGTGACGCTGCTGGACGACGCGGAGTCCGGGCTCACGGCCGGCTACAGCGCCCTCGGCTCCACCTGCTGCATCGCGCTCTACGATCCGGTCAGCCACCACGTGACGCTCTCCAGCGCCGGCCACCTCCCTCCCGTCCTGGTGCTTCCGAACGGCCACGCGGGCCCGCTCGCGGTCACCCCCCACCCGGGCCTGGGCGCCGAGTTCGCACTGCGGGAACCGTTCGACGTCCACGCCTTCGACGCGCCGCCGGGTTCCCTGCTCGCCCTCTACACCGACGGCCTGGTGGAGGATCCGGCCCTGTCGATCGACGAGGGGATCAGCAGGCTGGCCGACACCCTGTCCGCGGTGCACCCGTGGGACGCCCTGCAGCAGGCCGCCCGGCACGTCGTCGCCACGCTGGCGCCCGCGCGCCGCCGTGACGACGTGACCCTGCTGCTCGTGCGCACGATCGGCTACCGCAAGGAGGACACGGCGACCTGGCGGCTGCCCGCCCGCGACGACGCGCCCGTCCGGGCCCGCGCGCACGTCGACGCGCTGCTGCGGCAATGGCACACCAGGGACGACGTCCGGGACGACGTGACGCTGCTGGTCGGCGAGCTGGTCACGAACGCGGTGCGGTTCGCCGCGGGCCCCGTCACGGTACGACTGATCAGGGCCGGTCACGGCCTCCTGTGCGAGGTGGGCGACACCGGCAACGGCAGGCCGCGGCTGAGGAGGGGCGGCCTTCTCGACGACGGCGGGCGCGGCCTGCACATCGTGCACAGACTCACCACCCGGTGGGGGGTGCGGTGGACGGACACCGGCAAGGTGGTCTGGGCGGAGGTCTCGAGGTGA